The genomic stretch cattaataacctgtgaaagtgaaccttaatgtaaagtggaaacctgtgaaccatttatgggtaagacagaaacttctggtaagcaacatagtaagaaaagtggcagtcatgagatattaataattatgataGTCAATTTTTGCTGCATCATAAACCAGGAATCTggttttgagttaaataagtgttaataaatacatttattaagcatttataacatgtgagttaaaaacagctcactatttggcaggtattgcattaaagtcgccctttttattcatgcagttataactgcattattaatgatttataatgcatttgtaaatgacttatgcctcattaacaaacacctttagaaaccctttacaaagggaaccttaatgtaaagtgttaccaatgtttgaataaatcctttgtgtttttatgacagccaccttttaaatgtttatattaaaaaaacaagtatAATTATGTCATttcaaaaattaatattataacattattattagtctataaaaacttacatttaaatgtaagtagccaacaaatcagttaattttatcctttaatattataatgatgtaCCAGCTGGGATTTCCAGTGAAGTTTACAGCATTATATTAACTTGGATATATTTACATCTATCTGAATGTTGATTAATGTATACTGTcccttttgaaataaaaaataaataaatacaaataaattagtagagagagatttttttcctttttttccctgATTTTTATCCTGTACCTGATATAGGCCCTAATTAATTGATATGGAAtcgcaagcttgtgaatcaaatcgaatcgtgaaatttgtgtcaatgcccaGCCCTATTCACACTACTACTGTatattagagctgcacgattaatctcTAAAAAATCgcgatctcgattcaaacacccactcGATCTTATTCCTGAAAGACAACGATTCGCCTCTGTGTATTAAACCTTTAACAAAATCACACCAAAACATTCAAATGTGTGTGCCGCTGACCCaaagagagcagttgtcatgtataggtacgcaaaacaacatttcaaccacacagtatcactATTTCTGCCTTACAATAATTCAGATTATCACAGAAGAACTGAGATAAAAGTTTATTAGTTacataaacactgatgtctacggtagcaatcaaaatagagtaaatcaccttttgaaagtaatttgatgcttcaaataaagattttatcaattacattgttacaccagtaggtggcgacaagagactgttaaaaaatgtatttgtcatcgaatcattcattcaacagattcgttcaaaaatgcagattcatccagtaatgaaacaagtgaagtctttatgagtgagtcattgaatcgttCACTCAAACCGATTTTTGTTAAGATATTCTttctaattaattaaacatttaattagattaaatagactgcagctgttaatattttgtcagaacctctagtaattcacatgttattttgtttagttgtctgttcagaatcgtgatctctgtttgaaacaaacAAATCCTGATTCTCAGTTTATCCAGAATAGTGCAGCTCTATATCAAAGTATTACCATGTTCTGCTCTCACCGAGGCACATCAGTGTTTTGTTGGGTTCATTCTAACACTTCTGTTCATCTTCTGCAGGTGTTCAGTGAAGGATGAGCCGCTTTCTGAATGTGTTGAGGAGTTGGCTGCTCATGGTGTCTGTGATCGCAGTGGGAAACACAGTGCAGAGCTTCAGAGATTACAGCTTCCTGTCCGAGAAACTCTACACCGGCACACCGGATTATGGTTAAGACATACACATGATGATTATCATTACTGATTCAGTAACTTtatcacttaaaggtgcaatatgtacgatttttgcagtaaaatatccaaaaaccactaggccagtgttatatattttgttcagttgagtacttataatatcccaaatgtttccaactatttgtaaatcgtgagaaaattgcagttttaaccaaggctccgggacgtgtgaggagtcgcctgtcaatggcgtcatacccgcgttaccctcggtttccgcttttattttgtagaaatcatggaaacaccaaagatgctttaatatattacatgttttaatagacaagtgaacaactgttttgatatatttataaacagaaaactaattattgttatatagctcaacacgtatATTAATTCTAGTTTTCTTGATggtttgcgagtaccatgcttcaccacgcctcagagaaaaacactattttgtgaagtagctaacatagcataatcagatgcagctttatttttagtaacagtaatacagcattttctccatcatacaatacgttttaaaattaattgcatgccatttatcaacacaatcatccagcatttaatatgatattgtaaaatcgatctgtcttactgcagtgtgtaacagtgtctcacagcagccgccgagcgaacgcacagagtaacgcttataacatcattttcaacactctcaaatgtatctaatatgataaacagagctgcgttacctcatactcatgaccggaaaagcggaagcggcgccggcaactgtgtcataataaaagtcctgctgctcgtgaggcgtgtgttgatcaatcgctccagctcctcgttcagctccacaacactcgcttctgctctgcttcatactacagtaacgttaataatcgcatccatgaacatgatttcttcccgagtccaatccctattcttttgcaccatccgttgaggtgaagaccacatgtcccaagattctgcgctcaaacttgccgtcatcaagctacgcctttgttttgaataggcctcattatagacaaaattattacatattgtacctttaacagATAATATAACAAACAACATTATAAGCAAACAGTCAACAAGTGAGGTTATTACAGCAGCTGAATGTCCTGATGTCTTGTTGTTTAGTAAACGGTCTTCAGGCGAGAACCTTTGGCATATGGACCCTCCTGTCCTCCATCATCCGCTGCGCCTGTGCCGTTGACATTCAGAACCGAACGTAAGGATCCTAGTGTGTGCGTGGAGAGACTGAACTGCTGGAACGGAGCTGACGTTTCTGTCTTTCCCTCATTACAGGCTTTATCACGTCACCCTGTGGACATTTGTTCTGGCTCTCGGCCACTTCTTGTCtgaagcatttatttataaaaccgCTCCTTTGACCATTGGAGTCATGGCACCGCTGATAGTAGCAAGTGAGTGATTGCTTTCAAACATCTAGTTCAGTCTTGCATTAGGAtacttatattttttttttgaaagaagtctctttgatcaaatatacagtagaaaacagtgaaatatttttacaatttaaattaacagttttctattggaatatattgtaaagtgtaatttattcctgtgatgcatcATTACTAATCATAACAGTGGTTTTGTTTCTAGGTGTCTCTATCGTGGGCATGTTGATTGGCTTCCAGTGTATCGTTGAGCCTCAGGAAGTGGTGGGAGCTCGTCAGAAGAAGAGGAACTGAGTGATATTCACAGCATCATCACTGCTGATGCCTTTGGCACTGAAACAGGACGGATCGTGCCGCTGCATGTGGACCGTTGTGGCGTTTCCCATGGGTCAGTGGTTCTGATATCAACTGGTTGCCAGTCGCCAAAACATATAAGGCCCAAACTACCTTTTTACAGCATTGAAAtcagtgtaatattaatataatacttTTATATGGTTATTTGAAGTTTAATTGTCCAAAAGCAATTACAGTAAAATAGTGCAGTGAtgaaaacagtgaaaacacaaacagaaaaatCTCTTATATTTGAGCTGCTGAAAGAAATTTACTGGAGTTACATTCATATTTGTTTACAAAACGAATGTCAAACATTCAAGAGGAAGCCTTTACATGATCAGATGTACATGTTTATTACTGGTCACGTGtttttgttagtgttttttcCAGAATGCATGTGGGATGGTTTACATGACATTCATTTGCATGTTAAATTGCAAATCACTGACATGCACAAAATACAAGACATGCTCACAATTTGTGTTTTAGCCATGTAGTGCGTTTAAACTAGTTATCActctttattattgactgtgaGATTCAATTTGCAACATACAGTTTTTCTGGATTCTATTCTAAATGTTTCTATAcaaatactgtaaaatgcaCAGGAACTACATACATTCCTAACAAGAACAATCATTTCAACGACATACACAGATCAGAACAGTAACTTGCACATCTACTGTAAGTTCTATGATCATCTGCTCAAAATCACAGAAAACAACAGTGCAAAAGCTGATTTTTCTTAGTTCCACCATTTTTAGCTCCAATGTTGCTGTACTTACTGCTGGATATTTGAAGCCATATgaaattaataaagttaaatgaCCTTGAGGAATCATTTTTTGTGGTGTCATGATTGTGTACAAAGCATCTTGTTGAAAGGAGTCAAAAGCGGCGGCACATGACAGACAATAGACCGATTCCATCTGTGCCTGTGGTTTGATTTATAATGTATTCAACTTTTTTACTCCaccatgaaataaataaataaaaaggtaattgtgacttatctcacaattccgagttcaTATCTAAACTCAAAATTGAGAGGAAGAATTGTGAGACagaatttatatctcagaatgactttttctcagaattgtgatataaacacaCAACTGTGACTTATAAAAtctgaaatgcaaataaaaaaaattaaatttgagATAAACATTGCAAGTACCCTttttaaagatcaaaaagaGTCCATCAGTCATGCATTACACACTACACTGCTGCTACAACATACATTAACTAGTAGGAACGAGACCGATACTGATACTTTCATTTTCAGTACTTGCCAATACAGAGTACTGATACCAGtattttcattgcatttttgatttttaaaaatgttggcTAGAGAAACCAAAAGAATATGAATCAAATAAGTTGGCTTAGCAGAGAGATATTTCCTTCAGTTATTTTTCATGCCTAATAATCATACCTGTTGTACAAGCTTCTGCTACTTTCACTGTTCAATCTATTGCTCTATCATACTTTATCTTTCCTTTAGAGCTGCTCCAGCAGGACTCAATgatacagatgttttttttttctactggccAGAGGTTCAAATttttagataccagtgaaaTATCACAATTTCcaagtaattaaataaagtaatcaaatgtaaagtaacactgcatagtcttcactgtataaaataaatctagattattaaattattaaaagtcATTCAGACCAAAAGCAGTgggtgattttctctttgtcttttgttgttatATTAACATTAAGACAGCAGTcagtttattaggctgctgtcactttaagagctgcacgtaTCTaacatactgttacacatgggcatactgttttctttctcaactgtttacgtttacttaagacataaccagcTATGTTTGTCAAGAATACTTGCCTATACGTGCATGTTGACATGATTTTGTGTAAAGCGCAACTTaataagggatagttcacccaaaaatgaaattatcccatgatttactcaccctcaagccatcctaggtgtatatgactatcttctttcagacgaacacaaatgaatg from Megalobrama amblycephala isolate DHTTF-2021 linkage group LG5, ASM1881202v1, whole genome shotgun sequence encodes the following:
- the erg28 gene encoding ergosterol biosynthetic protein 28 homolog — encoded protein: MSRFLNVLRSWLLMVSVIAVGNTVQSFRDYSFLSEKLYTGTPDYVNGLQARTFGIWTLLSSIIRCACAVDIQNRTLYHVTLWTFVLALGHFLSEAFIYKTAPLTIGVMAPLIVASVSIVGMLIGFQCIVEPQEVVGARQKKRN